One window of the Alkalilimnicola sp. S0819 genome contains the following:
- a CDS encoding HigA family addiction module antitoxin — MRMHNPPHPGETLKGLCLEPMGLSVTEASKALGVSRKTLSSILNGRAGISPEMALRLSKAFGTSAESWLNQQAMYDLWQAEQLHPDLQVQKLSAPPQHSV, encoded by the coding sequence ATGCGGATGCATAACCCTCCCCATCCAGGCGAAACCCTCAAGGGGCTTTGCCTGGAACCCATGGGTCTTAGCGTCACCGAGGCCTCCAAAGCGTTGGGGGTCAGCCGCAAAACCTTGTCCAGTATCCTTAACGGCCGCGCCGGCATCAGTCCGGAAATGGCACTACGGCTGTCTAAAGCCTTCGGCACATCGGCCGAGAGCTGGCTGAACCAGCAGGCAATGTATGATCTTTGGCAGGCGGAGCAGCTGCATCCAGATCTGCAGGTTCAGAAACTTTCAGCACCGCCGCAGCATAGCGTCTAA